A part of Thermotoga petrophila RKU-1 genomic DNA contains:
- a CDS encoding PhoH family protein: MVKNYVLDTNVLIHDPDSIFSFEDNNVIIPLPVLEELDKLKREHGSVGKNAREVIRHLDELRKKGNLRKGIPLENGGILRVMVLEREVENVPRFLHERYVDNIILAYVIELMNREKIPTILVSKDINLRVKADALGIPAQDYLTDRSELETMPKGYVEIDDEELKKQLKVKGVVEKKLDLLDNFYIDLGGVYGKYRKGKVLRVEPFETMGISPRNREQIFSMDALLDDEIPLVFLVGIAGTGKTLLALACGLYKVLVEKRYKKLIVTRPTVPMGRDIGYLPGELEKKMKPWLQPIMDNLELISSLSGLKIKELEKQEILEVEAISFIRGRSIPKQFIIIDEAQNLTPHEVKTILTRVGEDTKIVLVGDPYQIDTPYLDKDTNGLVYAALKLLESDLSAVIKLEKGERSRLATIAAELL; the protein is encoded by the coding sequence ATGGTTAAGAACTACGTTCTCGACACGAACGTCTTGATTCACGATCCAGATTCCATCTTCTCCTTCGAAGACAACAACGTGATCATTCCTCTTCCCGTTCTTGAAGAGCTCGACAAGCTGAAAAGAGAACACGGAAGTGTGGGAAAGAACGCCCGAGAGGTGATTCGACACCTCGATGAACTCAGAAAGAAAGGAAATCTCAGAAAAGGAATCCCGCTGGAGAACGGCGGAATTCTCCGCGTCATGGTTTTGGAAAGAGAAGTGGAGAACGTTCCAAGATTCCTTCACGAACGCTACGTGGACAACATCATTCTCGCGTACGTGATAGAGCTCATGAACAGAGAAAAGATCCCCACCATTCTCGTCAGCAAGGATATAAATCTTCGGGTGAAAGCGGACGCTCTTGGTATTCCCGCCCAGGACTATCTGACCGATCGATCCGAGCTGGAGACGATGCCTAAGGGGTATGTCGAAATCGACGACGAAGAACTCAAAAAACAGTTAAAAGTGAAAGGAGTTGTGGAAAAGAAACTCGACCTTCTCGACAATTTCTACATAGATCTGGGTGGAGTGTACGGGAAATATCGCAAAGGAAAAGTTCTGAGAGTGGAACCTTTCGAGACTATGGGCATTTCTCCGCGGAACAGAGAACAGATCTTTTCCATGGATGCCCTTCTGGATGACGAAATACCTCTGGTCTTCCTTGTTGGAATCGCAGGAACCGGAAAGACGCTTCTCGCTCTCGCTTGCGGTCTCTACAAAGTCCTCGTTGAAAAACGCTACAAAAAACTGATAGTGACTCGTCCTACGGTTCCCATGGGACGCGATATCGGGTATCTCCCCGGAGAACTTGAAAAGAAAATGAAACCGTGGCTCCAACCGATAATGGACAATCTTGAACTCATATCTTCTCTTTCCGGTTTGAAAATCAAGGAACTCGAGAAACAGGAAATACTGGAAGTGGAAGCGATATCTTTCATCAGGGGAAGATCCATACCAAAGCAGTTCATCATCATAGACGAAGCACAGAACCTCACTCCACACGAGGTAAAAACGATCCTCACACGTGTGGGAGAAGACACCAAGATAGTTCTCGTTGGAGATCCGTACCAGATCGACACCCCGTATCTGGACAAAGACACGAACGGACTGGTTTACGCAGCCTTGAAACTTCTGGAATCGGATCTTTCCGCGGTGATAAAGCTGGAGAAGGGAGAAAGGTCAAGACTCGCCACCATCGCTGCTGAGCTTCTGTGA
- the scpB gene encoding SMC-Scp complex subunit ScpB gives MQLKAAIEALIFASNGITLERLIKILEKDPEEIKRVLEELKKEYEDEAHGVVLREVNGRYRFFTKPEYADFVSKLSGRKYKNLTDAQMEVVALLLLSGPIPKSEIDAFRGKDSSAVLSSLQRMGIVRKKRKGKSYLYQLSPSFVESTMLDEILKEVSQKLSSDGGES, from the coding sequence ATGCAGCTCAAGGCCGCTATTGAGGCACTCATATTTGCTTCAAATGGTATCACTCTGGAAAGGCTTATCAAAATACTCGAAAAAGATCCTGAAGAGATAAAAAGAGTTCTCGAAGAATTGAAAAAGGAATACGAAGACGAAGCACACGGAGTTGTTCTGAGAGAGGTGAATGGAAGGTATCGTTTTTTCACCAAACCTGAGTACGCTGATTTCGTTTCTAAGCTGTCCGGAAGGAAGTACAAAAATCTCACCGATGCGCAGATGGAAGTGGTGGCACTGCTTCTCCTCTCAGGACCGATTCCAAAGAGCGAAATAGACGCGTTCAGGGGGAAAGACTCATCCGCTGTTCTCTCCTCGCTTCAGAGAATGGGAATTGTCAGAAAGAAAAGAAAGGGGAAAAGCTATCTGTATCAGCTTTCCCCTTCGTTTGTTGAAAGCACCATGCTGGATGAAATATTGAAAGAGGTCTCACAGAAGCTCAGCAGCGATGGTGGCGAGTCTTGA